The following coding sequences lie in one Pseudomonadota bacterium genomic window:
- the pnp gene encoding polyribonucleotide nucleotidyltransferase: MINTYSADIGGKTLSIQAGKLAKQASGSVTVQYGDTVVLVTAVSSYDERPRDFLPLSVEYQEKIYAAGRIPGNYFRREIGRPSEKETLTSRLIDRPIRPLFPKGYGCEIQIIATVLSMDQENDPDVLAMIGTSAALEISDIPFAGPIASVRVIRKDGQFIANPTINECEGSDINIIVAGSKTGVVMVEGGSNIVSEKDMLEAIFFGHEAMQPIIDIQHKLRETNGLPKRNYTEKEKDNAFEETVESIAASRIREALLIPGKIDRQSAMRTLKAELFEQLGAEYTERKDEFSEIFYGLQKKITRALIVNEGQRLDGRKYDEIRPITCEVGVLPRPHGSALFTRGETQVLAVLTLGSGPDEQRVETLSGEELRPFMLHYNFPPYSVGETKRVGGPSRRDIGHGGLSTRALEKILPAKEDFDYTIRLVSEVLESNGSSSMGTVCSGSMALMDGGVPIKAPVSGIAMGLVKEGDQVVILSDILGDEDHSGDMDFKVTGTREGITALQMDIKIHELSKSIMESALEQARTGRIHILEKMLEAINQPREAISPHAPAIFTVKVHPDKIREIIGPGGKTIRSIQSETNTRVEIDDYGLVKIAAVSKEDGAAALNLINNITQEPEIGAVYDGTVVKIMDFGAFVQIMPGTDGLVHISQLATRRVTKVSDIVKEGDTIKVKVLEISKDGKIRLSHKAVLEDENEPA; the protein is encoded by the coding sequence ATGATAAACACATATAGCGCCGATATAGGGGGAAAAACTCTTAGCATACAGGCTGGCAAACTGGCTAAACAGGCGTCAGGATCGGTGACTGTGCAATACGGTGATACTGTTGTTCTTGTTACCGCAGTTTCTTCATATGATGAACGTCCCAGGGATTTTTTGCCGCTTTCCGTCGAATATCAGGAAAAAATATATGCGGCAGGGCGCATACCCGGAAATTATTTCAGACGAGAGATTGGAAGACCTTCGGAAAAGGAAACACTGACTTCGCGTCTTATTGACAGGCCAATCAGGCCCTTGTTTCCCAAAGGTTACGGTTGCGAAATTCAGATAATTGCAACAGTTTTATCAATGGATCAAGAAAATGATCCTGATGTACTTGCTATGATAGGCACATCGGCCGCTCTTGAAATATCCGATATACCTTTTGCCGGACCGATTGCCAGTGTCAGGGTTATCAGAAAAGACGGACAATTTATTGCAAACCCGACAATAAATGAGTGCGAGGGCAGCGATATAAATATTATCGTTGCAGGCTCAAAAACCGGTGTAGTCATGGTTGAAGGCGGAAGCAACATAGTCAGCGAAAAAGATATGCTTGAAGCAATCTTTTTCGGCCATGAAGCTATGCAGCCTATCATTGACATTCAACATAAGCTAAGAGAAACCAACGGACTTCCAAAAAGAAATTACACCGAAAAAGAAAAAGACAACGCTTTTGAAGAAACGGTTGAATCCATTGCTGCCTCCCGTATACGCGAAGCTCTTCTTATACCGGGAAAAATCGACAGACAATCTGCCATGCGCACCCTAAAGGCCGAATTATTTGAGCAACTTGGCGCTGAGTATACCGAACGCAAAGATGAGTTTTCTGAGATATTTTATGGTTTACAGAAAAAAATAACCAGGGCCCTTATAGTTAACGAAGGTCAGCGCTTAGACGGCAGAAAATATGATGAAATAAGGCCCATTACATGCGAAGTAGGCGTGCTTCCAAGACCACACGGCAGTGCTCTTTTTACTCGAGGCGAAACACAGGTTCTGGCAGTACTGACACTTGGGTCAGGTCCTGATGAACAAAGAGTTGAAACATTAAGCGGTGAAGAATTAAGGCCGTTTATGCTGCACTATAATTTTCCGCCTTATTCAGTTGGCGAAACCAAACGCGTTGGCGGACCAAGCAGAAGAGATATTGGCCATGGCGGCCTTTCTACCCGTGCTTTAGAAAAAATACTTCCGGCCAAAGAAGACTTTGATTATACAATACGTCTTGTTTCCGAAGTTCTCGAATCAAACGGTTCATCATCAATGGGCACTGTTTGTTCAGGGTCTATGGCTTTAATGGATGGAGGAGTCCCGATTAAGGCGCCGGTTTCAGGAATTGCAATGGGTCTTGTTAAAGAAGGAGATCAGGTTGTAATTCTTTCCGATATACTTGGAGATGAAGATCATTCCGGAGATATGGATTTTAAGGTTACAGGAACCCGGGAAGGAATAACCGCTCTTCAGATGGACATAAAAATTCATGAGCTTTCCAAATCTATAATGGAAAGTGCCTTGGAGCAGGCACGTACAGGCAGAATTCATATCCTTGAAAAGATGCTGGAAGCTATTAACCAGCCCAGGGAAGCAATATCCCCGCATGCTCCGGCTATATTCACCGTAAAGGTTCATCCTGACAAGATCAGGGAAATTATTGGCCCTGGTGGGAAAACAATCAGATCTATACAGAGCGAAACAAACACCCGCGTTGAAATTGACGACTACGGTCTTGTGAAAATTGCAGCTGTATCTAAAGAAGACGGAGCTGCCGCTTTAAATCTTATAAACAATATAACACAAGAACCGGAGATCGGCGCTGTATATGACGGAACCGTGGTTAAGATCATGGATTTTGGCGCTTTTGTGCAGATTATGCCCGGCACAGACGGCCTTGTGCATATATCTCAGCTTGCAACCCGAAGAGTAACCAAGGTTTCGGATATAGTAAAAGAAGGGGACACAATTAAAGTTAAGGTTCTTGAGATATCCAAAGACGGCAAAATCCGCTTAAGCCATAAGGCCGTTTTAGAAGATGAAAATGAACCGGCCTGA
- the rpsO gene encoding 30S ribosomal protein S15: MVFKTDDKKELIEKYKLHESDTGSPEVQVGLLTFRISYLTEHLKVHAKDHHSRRGLLMLVGKRRRLLNYVKNKDVQRYRTIITTLGLRR; the protein is encoded by the coding sequence TTGGTTTTTAAAACAGATGATAAAAAGGAATTGATCGAAAAATATAAATTACATGAAAGCGATACCGGCTCTCCGGAGGTACAGGTGGGCCTATTAACTTTCAGAATAAGTTATCTTACCGAACACCTTAAGGTTCATGCCAAGGATCATCATTCAAGAAGAGGCTTGCTCATGCTTGTAGGTAAAAGGCGCAGACTCTTAAATTATGTTAAAAACAAAGATGTACAACGTTACAGGACAATCATTACTACTCTTGGTTTGAGAAGATAA
- the truB gene encoding tRNA pseudouridine(55) synthase TruB: MNSGLLIIDKPADISSARAVSIIKKLTGAKKVGHTGTLDPFATGVLPCCINEATKISRFFLEGNKKYIARLCLGIETDTQDFTGEVISTSKDLNFSEEDIVAVFKKYEGSIDQVPPAYSALKHKGIPLYKYARQGKPILKPPRKIDIHYIKPININLPEVLFEVSCSAGTYIRTLCADIGKSLGCGGHLSQLRRIESCGLNINQALSIDILEEIISKEGNISKHLLNMSDALKHIPGYIADDILIEKLSHGKLITERDINLVQTNKTDSFIKIVNNNNDLLAILNKIGNKFIYCCVINNN, translated from the coding sequence ATTAACAGCGGATTATTAATTATTGATAAACCTGCTGATATAAGTTCAGCAAGGGCAGTTTCTATTATAAAAAAACTGACAGGTGCAAAGAAAGTGGGACACACAGGCACTCTCGATCCTTTTGCCACGGGAGTATTGCCATGCTGCATAAATGAGGCAACAAAAATCTCAAGATTTTTTCTTGAAGGAAATAAAAAATATATTGCCAGGCTGTGTTTAGGGATTGAAACAGATACACAGGATTTTACAGGTGAAGTTATATCAACAAGCAAGGATTTGAATTTTTCGGAAGAAGATATAGTAGCGGTTTTTAAAAAATATGAAGGAAGCATCGATCAGGTTCCTCCGGCTTATTCAGCTTTAAAACATAAGGGAATTCCTCTTTATAAGTATGCAAGACAAGGCAAGCCAATTCTTAAACCGCCCAGGAAAATTGACATACATTATATAAAACCTATTAATATAAATCTTCCTGAAGTTCTTTTTGAAGTGTCTTGCTCGGCTGGCACATATATAAGAACATTATGCGCAGATATCGGAAAATCTCTTGGATGCGGTGGACATCTTAGTCAATTAAGAAGAATTGAAAGCTGCGGATTAAACATAAACCAGGCTCTATCTATTGATATCCTTGAGGAAATTATATCAAAAGAGGGTAATATTTCGAAACATTTGTTAAACATGTCTGATGCACTTAAACATATCCCCGGATATATAGCCGATGATATATTGATCGAAAAGTTATCCCATGGTAAATTAATTACCGAACGTGATATTAATTTAGTACAAACAAACAAAACGGATAGCTTTATTAAAATTGTAAACAACAATAACGATCTTTTGGCCATTTTAAATAAGATCGGAAATAAATTTATCTATTGTTGTGTGATTAACAATAATTGA
- a CDS encoding bifunctional oligoribonuclease/PAP phosphatase NrnA, with translation MDRIIEHLINSSNVLITSHINQDGDAIGSLLAVGFALGFLNKKTFLLNESSIPSVYRFLPGTELIKYKINELYEFDTAVILDCGNLERIGKSAKAVATIPVIINIDHHVTNTGYGTCRLVDTSACSTAELVYRIIKKMNIPINKEIATSIYTAILTDTGSFRASNTNGPAFAICEEMIAYGADPYKIAQNVYGKYSLGRIRLLNLALDSIAISENGKLSMMTITSDMINETGTKSEDIDGLISYAKRIKGIKVAVLIQEKRNSKSKIKGIKNFHVSLRSDGTIDVTDIALSFGGGGHFSAAGFNLETGLDELKTIIMRFAEKL, from the coding sequence ATGGACCGCATAATAGAACATCTGATAAATAGCTCTAATGTGCTGATCACTTCTCATATAAACCAGGATGGTGATGCAATAGGGTCTTTGCTTGCCGTTGGTTTTGCTCTTGGTTTTCTTAATAAGAAAACATTTTTGTTGAACGAAAGCTCCATTCCTTCGGTTTATCGATTTCTCCCTGGGACTGAACTCATAAAATATAAAATTAATGAGCTTTATGAATTTGATACGGCCGTTATTCTTGATTGCGGAAATTTAGAGCGCATAGGAAAATCTGCAAAGGCAGTAGCGACGATTCCGGTTATTATTAATATAGACCACCATGTAACAAACACAGGTTATGGAACCTGTCGGCTTGTCGATACATCAGCTTGTTCAACGGCAGAATTAGTTTATCGTATAATAAAAAAGATGAATATTCCCATTAATAAAGAAATTGCTACTTCAATATATACGGCCATTTTAACTGACACCGGGTCTTTCAGGGCTTCAAATACAAACGGACCGGCTTTCGCAATTTGTGAAGAAATGATAGCTTACGGAGCAGATCCCTATAAAATCGCACAAAATGTTTATGGAAAATATTCTTTAGGACGCATCCGTCTTTTAAACCTTGCTCTTGATTCCATTGCAATATCAGAAAACGGCAAACTTTCAATGATGACCATAACCTCGGATATGATTAACGAGACCGGAACTAAATCTGAAGACATTGATGGCCTTATCAGCTATGCTAAACGTATTAAAGGTATAAAAGTTGCTGTTCTTATTCAGGAAAAAAGAAACAGCAAAAGCAAAATAAAAGGTATTAAGAATTTTCATGTAAGTCTGCGTTCGGATGGAACCATTGATGTTACGGATATAGCCTTATCCTTTGGCGGGGGCGGACACTTCAGTGCGGCAGGTTTTAATCTTGAAACCGGTTTGGATGAATTAAAAACAATTATTATGAGGTTTGCTGAAAAGTTATAA
- the rbfA gene encoding 30S ribosome-binding factor RbfA, giving the protein MTGFSRAERVGGQIQKIISALLLKDIKDPRLEMTTITDVKMSKDLKIARIYFTTTGGKTNADEALKGFKSAAGFLKRSLSSELSLRYMPEISFFYDESYDYGERIENVLKSIKMDS; this is encoded by the coding sequence ATGACAGGTTTTTCAAGGGCTGAAAGAGTCGGCGGGCAGATACAAAAAATTATATCTGCACTACTGTTAAAAGATATAAAAGACCCTCGTCTTGAAATGACGACAATTACTGATGTCAAAATGTCTAAAGATCTCAAAATTGCGCGCATTTATTTTACCACAACCGGCGGCAAAACTAATGCTGACGAAGCATTAAAAGGTTTTAAAAGCGCCGCCGGATTTTTAAAACGCTCTTTGTCAAGCGAACTTTCTTTGCGATATATGCCTGAGATTTCTTTCTTTTATGATGAATCATATGATTATGGAGAACGGATTGAAAACGTTCTAAAGTCAATAAAAATGGACTCATAA
- a CDS encoding DUF503 domain-containing protein: protein MVVGLGIITFRLHDCRSLKSKRKIVKSLIGRLQNNFNASVAEVDSNDIYEEAIIGIAFVGNDKAMVNSKIDKAFSFADELGLAEIVNTEMELINI, encoded by the coding sequence ATGGTCGTCGGTCTAGGAATAATTACTTTCAGGCTTCATGACTGCCGCTCTCTGAAAAGCAAAAGAAAAATTGTAAAATCACTTATCGGCAGACTACAGAACAATTTCAACGCATCGGTTGCAGAAGTAGACTCAAATGATATTTACGAGGAAGCAATAATAGGCATAGCCTTTGTAGGAAATGACAAGGCTATGGTTAATTCCAAAATAGATAAAGCTTTTAGCTTTGCTGATGAATTGGGTCTTGCCGAAATTGTAAATACTGAAATGGAGTTAATCAATATATGA